One Nitrospirota bacterium genomic region harbors:
- a CDS encoding PilZ domain-containing protein, which produces MGSVATPNERRKYVRATLVGSAHITPRSGGKGVTAVLDNVNKIGAGLHAKERLPVNEKVTVSLAFLDPDRVEQQERLAGSVAWVKPWEKGFLIGVVWDELVTKEKNRWLYYYLEETLKEAPSP; this is translated from the coding sequence ATGGGATCGGTCGCGACACCCAATGAGCGTCGGAAATACGTCCGGGCCACGCTGGTGGGGTCCGCCCACATCACCCCCAGGAGCGGAGGCAAGGGCGTCACCGCCGTCCTGGACAATGTCAATAAGATCGGCGCCGGGCTGCACGCCAAGGAAAGGTTGCCGGTCAATGAGAAGGTGACCGTCTCGTTGGCGTTTCTGGACCCTGACCGGGTGGAGCAGCAGGAAAGGCTTGCCGGAAGCGTGGCGTGGGTCAAGCCATGGGAGAAAGGCTTCTTGATCGGCGTGGTCTGGGATGAATTGGTGACGAAAGAGAAAAACCGCTGGCTGTACTATTATCTTGAAGAAACCCTCAAGGAAGCGCCGTCGCCTTAG
- a CDS encoding ATP-binding cassette domain-containing protein, with translation MLQIESVSKQYAAKILLKDASAHLRPGTRVGLVGPNGVGKTTLFRMILGEESPDKGAIRKRPRLRIGYLPQELEAITGKNVLDAAHRDQYPEHEAKRILSGLGFSEADFNRPVDALSGGYRMRVALAHLLLSNPDVLLLDEPTNHLDKPTQAWFEDFLLRSKMTLLVISHDTRFLDRIATHIWEIRNHTIQEYRGNYTKFRELRATRDAQRESSAKRQEKEIARVQKFIDRFRYQANKASQVQSRIKQLEKIKLIERTRDSKRVRFKFPVPPASGRQVLELQGAAKSYGEKVVYRSLDFSVERGQRVALVGENGAGKSTLLKMLAGVLPLDKGTRTVGHGVTLHYFAQHQAEALNPEHTVLDSLAEISKQAEMNFLRGIAGAFLFSGPDQKKPIKALSGGERNRVALARMLVEPANTLLLDEPTNHLDPASVDVLTDALTEFPGTIIFISHDPTFLTRVATRVVEIEDGQAKSYFGDYEYYLWKKAQELESIKETREELEEQDTGRTRAGAIGVTAAMAPKSNARDRRELSKTQARLEKQVARAEAEIAEIERKIRTRDQELADPVLYQDFTRWHDLHLEQETWKKDLERLTARWEKLSEELDCVKQTPGAKATALP, from the coding sequence ATGCTTCAGATCGAATCCGTCAGTAAGCAATATGCCGCGAAGATCCTGCTGAAGGACGCGTCGGCGCACCTACGGCCAGGCACGCGCGTCGGCCTGGTCGGTCCGAACGGCGTCGGAAAGACCACGTTGTTCCGGATGATCCTCGGAGAAGAATCTCCGGACAAGGGCGCCATCCGCAAGCGGCCGCGGTTGCGCATCGGATACCTGCCACAGGAACTCGAGGCGATCACGGGCAAGAACGTCTTGGACGCCGCCCACCGCGACCAGTATCCCGAACACGAGGCCAAGCGCATCCTGTCCGGACTCGGCTTCAGCGAGGCGGACTTCAACCGGCCGGTCGACGCCCTCTCGGGCGGGTATCGCATGCGCGTCGCCTTGGCGCACCTCTTGTTGTCGAATCCCGACGTCCTGTTGCTCGACGAGCCGACCAACCATCTCGACAAACCAACACAAGCGTGGTTCGAAGACTTTCTCTTGCGCTCGAAGATGACCCTTCTGGTCATCAGCCATGACACCAGATTCCTGGACCGGATCGCGACGCATATCTGGGAGATTCGCAACCACACGATCCAGGAATACCGAGGGAACTATACAAAGTTCCGCGAATTGCGGGCGACCCGCGACGCCCAACGGGAGTCCTCCGCCAAACGGCAGGAGAAAGAAATCGCCCGTGTCCAGAAGTTCATCGACCGATTTCGCTACCAGGCCAACAAAGCGAGCCAGGTGCAGTCCCGCATCAAGCAACTGGAAAAGATCAAGCTCATCGAACGGACGCGCGACTCGAAACGGGTGCGATTCAAATTCCCCGTCCCGCCGGCGAGCGGCCGGCAGGTGCTCGAACTGCAGGGAGCCGCGAAGAGCTACGGAGAAAAAGTGGTGTACCGGTCGCTCGACTTTTCGGTCGAGCGCGGGCAGCGAGTGGCGCTGGTCGGCGAAAACGGGGCGGGCAAGAGCACGTTGCTCAAGATGCTGGCAGGCGTCCTGCCGTTGGATAAGGGCACGAGGACCGTCGGCCACGGCGTCACCCTGCACTATTTCGCGCAGCATCAGGCCGAGGCGCTCAACCCGGAACACACCGTTCTGGACTCGCTGGCCGAGATCTCGAAACAGGCCGAGATGAATTTCCTGCGAGGGATCGCCGGAGCGTTCCTGTTTTCGGGACCGGACCAGAAGAAGCCCATCAAAGCGCTGAGCGGCGGCGAGCGCAACCGCGTCGCCCTCGCGCGAATGCTCGTCGAGCCGGCCAATACGCTGTTGCTGGATGAGCCGACGAACCACCTCGACCCGGCCTCGGTGGACGTGCTGACCGACGCCCTCACGGAGTTCCCCGGCACCATCATCTTCATCTCCCATGACCCGACGTTCCTGACCCGCGTCGCGACGCGAGTGGTCGAAATCGAAGACGGTCAGGCCAAGAGCTATTTCGGCGACTACGAGTACTACCTCTGGAAAAAAGCGCAGGAGCTGGAATCGATCAAGGAAACGCGCGAAGAACTCGAAGAACAGGACACGGGACGGACCAGAGCGGGAGCGATCGGCGTCACGGCGGCCATGGCGCCGAAATCCAACGCCAGAGACCGGCGCGAACTGTCCAAGACCCAGGCCAGACTGGAAAAACAGGTGGCGCGCGCGGAGGCCGAGATCGCCGAGATCGAGCGAAAAATCCGGACGCGCGATCAGGAACTAGCCGATCCGGTCCTCTATCAGGATTTCACCCGGTGGCACGATCTGCATCTGGAACAGGAAACCTGGAAAAAGGATTTGGAGCGACTGACGGCTCGGTGGGAAAAGCTGTCCGAGGAACTCGACTGCGTCAAGCAGACGCCGGGGGCTAAGGCGACGGCGCTTCCTTGA
- a CDS encoding adenylosuccinate synthase has translation MGNLVVVGTQWGDEGKGKIVDILARDADVVVRYQGGSNAGHTVVNQRDTFVFHLIPSGILYRGTLCIIGNGVVVDPEALIAEMDRLQAKGIKIDKNFAISQRAHLILPYHKAIEKASEQSRGLRRIGTTGRGIGPSYADKMARIGIRVGDLLNPPLFRRKLEENLIEINCFLERLYKVDGFQLEKVFQQYMGYAERLKGYITDTVTLLNKAIDEKHTVLFEGAQGTHLDVDFGTYPYVTSSSAAAGGACTGTGVGPTRIDAVLGVAKAYTTRVGSGPFPTELTDAVGSGLQERGKEFGATTGRPRRCGWFDGVLVRYAAKVNGLASLAVTKLDVLDGCKELKICTGYRHAGRLHREMPADLQALTECQPVYETLRGWSSSTTGMTSYKKLPAEAKRYLTRVEELAGCPIDIVSTGSKRDQTIILRNPLTARSRKRPR, from the coding sequence ATGGGCAATCTGGTCGTCGTCGGAACCCAATGGGGCGATGAAGGCAAGGGCAAGATCGTGGACATCCTGGCCCGCGACGCCGATGTGGTGGTGCGATACCAGGGCGGATCCAATGCTGGCCATACCGTCGTCAACCAGCGGGACACGTTTGTCTTTCATTTGATTCCCTCCGGTATTCTGTACCGAGGAACGCTGTGCATCATCGGCAACGGGGTGGTGGTCGATCCAGAGGCGCTGATCGCGGAGATGGATCGACTCCAGGCCAAAGGCATCAAGATCGACAAGAATTTCGCGATCAGCCAGCGGGCCCATTTGATCCTGCCGTATCACAAGGCTATTGAGAAGGCCTCGGAGCAATCAAGGGGATTGCGGCGCATCGGTACTACAGGGAGAGGCATCGGACCGTCCTATGCCGACAAAATGGCCCGCATCGGCATCCGGGTGGGAGATCTGCTGAATCCCCCGTTATTTCGGCGCAAGCTGGAGGAAAACCTGATCGAGATCAACTGCTTTCTGGAACGGCTCTACAAGGTGGACGGCTTCCAGCTCGAAAAGGTGTTCCAGCAATACATGGGATATGCCGAACGGCTGAAAGGCTACATCACCGATACGGTCACGCTTCTGAACAAGGCGATCGACGAGAAACACACCGTGTTGTTCGAAGGCGCCCAAGGGACGCATCTCGATGTCGATTTCGGCACCTATCCTTACGTCACCTCGTCCAGCGCTGCGGCGGGCGGCGCCTGCACCGGCACCGGCGTCGGGCCGACCAGGATCGACGCCGTCCTCGGGGTCGCCAAGGCCTATACGACGCGCGTCGGGAGCGGGCCGTTCCCGACCGAACTGACGGACGCGGTCGGGTCCGGCTTGCAGGAGCGTGGCAAGGAATTCGGCGCGACGACCGGACGGCCGCGCCGGTGCGGATGGTTTGATGGTGTCCTGGTCAGATACGCGGCCAAAGTCAACGGCCTCGCTTCTTTGGCAGTGACCAAGCTCGACGTGCTGGACGGGTGCAAGGAGTTGAAGATATGTACAGGCTACAGGCACGCCGGCAGGCTACACCGAGAGATGCCTGCCGACCTGCAAGCCTTGACGGAATGCCAGCCGGTTTATGAAACTCTGCGCGGTTGGAGCAGTTCCACTACCGGTATGACAAGCTATAAAAAGTTGCCCGCAGAGGCCAAGCGCTATTTAACCAGAGTGGAAGAACTGGCGGGCTGTCCAATCGATATCGTCTCCACCGGATCCAAGCGCGACCAGACGATCATCCTGCGCAATCCATTGACCGCCAGAAGCCGGAAACGGCCGCGCTAG
- a CDS encoding response regulator → MSSFSSESGTLLAVDDEPEIRTIIFNTLTPLGYTVLLAKNGEMAYRLFHQHQGRIHLLITDMLMPAMNGLELATKVHALSPETRILYLSENYIVKGGFAEEPEVAFLPKPFTGAELVRKVREILRVFDR, encoded by the coding sequence ATGAGCTCCTTTTCTTCAGAGTCCGGCACACTCCTGGCGGTTGACGACGAGCCCGAGATTCGGACGATCATCTTTAACACTCTTACCCCGCTGGGTTATACGGTTTTGCTCGCCAAGAATGGAGAAATGGCGTATCGCCTTTTCCACCAACACCAGGGCCGGATTCATCTGCTGATTACGGACATGCTCATGCCGGCCATGAACGGTTTGGAACTCGCCACCAAAGTCCATGCTCTCAGTCCGGAGACGCGTATCCTCTATCTATCGGAAAACTATATCGTGAAAGGCGGCTTTGCCGAAGAACCTGAGGTGGCCTTCCTCCCGAAGCCGTTCACCGGCGCAGAGCTGGTGCGCAAGGTCCGTGAGATTTTACGGGTTTTCGATCGCTAG
- a CDS encoding PilZ domain-containing protein gives MGTRKARRVRLVCRVFFFGQGDFEGEGKVLDLSTSGCLAESEVSVTPGMEFQLSLFLPDHPWPLRVEKAAVRWTHGRSFGLEFVALRPAQRERLRAIVMKAKA, from the coding sequence ATGGGCACGCGCAAGGCGCGCCGAGTACGGCTGGTCTGCCGAGTTTTCTTTTTCGGGCAAGGCGATTTCGAAGGAGAAGGGAAAGTCCTCGATCTCTCGACTTCGGGGTGCCTAGCCGAATCGGAGGTTTCGGTGACGCCGGGGATGGAATTTCAACTTTCGCTGTTTCTTCCCGACCATCCGTGGCCGCTCAGGGTGGAAAAGGCCGCCGTCCGCTGGACCCACGGCCGGTCCTTCGGACTGGAGTTCGTCGCTCTCCGTCCAGCCCAACGGGAACGGCTGCGCGCGATCGTTATGAAGGCGAAAGCGTGA
- a CDS encoding PilZ domain-containing protein, giving the protein MILRKEQRFPVSFRAVLTSIKTQENSGMVLDLSPSGCRVHSLMSVFTGMQLGLRLHLPGQDPPIYIDRGTVRWARGQEFGVQFTEIAPHENSRLQEAVQALKNSSQT; this is encoded by the coding sequence ATGATTCTGCGAAAGGAACAGCGGTTTCCGGTCTCGTTTCGTGCGGTCTTGACCAGCATCAAGACACAGGAAAATTCCGGGATGGTGCTGGATCTGTCACCAAGCGGATGTCGTGTACACAGCCTTATGTCCGTGTTTACGGGCATGCAACTCGGACTACGCCTGCACTTGCCGGGACAGGACCCTCCTATTTACATTGACCGAGGAACGGTCCGCTGGGCCCGCGGACAGGAATTCGGCGTACAGTTCACAGAAATAGCCCCTCATGAGAACAGCCGGCTTCAGGAGGCTGTCCAAGCCCTTAAAAATTCCTCTCAAACTTAG
- a CDS encoding PilZ domain-containing protein translates to MEGRHSLRIPIRVSAIFSSGHGLGEGTVFNISTPGCAIESKKALRVGDYVRLNVYLPDERLLQNVRAAVRWAQGQRFGVEFLRLSEEEQTRLSRLVSDHTRSKSRS, encoded by the coding sequence ATGGAGGGGCGCCATAGCCTGAGAATTCCGATCCGAGTCTCCGCCATCTTCTCAAGCGGGCATGGCCTGGGTGAAGGAACGGTCTTTAATATTTCCACACCCGGCTGCGCGATCGAGAGCAAGAAAGCGCTGCGGGTCGGCGACTATGTTCGACTCAACGTCTACCTACCAGACGAGCGCCTGTTGCAAAACGTGCGTGCCGCCGTCCGGTGGGCTCAGGGTCAACGATTCGGAGTGGAATTTCTGCGCCTCTCAGAAGAGGAACAAACCCGTTTGTCCCGCCTAGTCTCGGATCATACCCGCAGCAAAAGTCGATCTTAG
- a CDS encoding CHASE3 domain-containing protein, whose translation MPKRDLMLLLGASLLLSLSVAGQAELIERWRDALDEQHRRTLIREDLFKLQRLTAEAESGFRSHVATGQRVSLDPLGKAEERLRPILDHLLELLADSPPLQHQVRTLGLWLLDHLRHRRWLASQIDAGLQSEVISSLQRGEALALLLAIENAFRELESRVDHKFADAELEDEEFRRQMLRGLLLAECGIVVASGVTGGLLGLLFRRFSRARASRTDQRIAAVGHAAS comes from the coding sequence ATGCCGAAGCGGGACCTGATGCTCCTGCTCGGAGCTTCCCTGTTGCTCAGTCTCAGTGTCGCTGGTCAGGCCGAATTGATCGAGCGTTGGCGAGACGCCTTGGACGAGCAGCACCGCCGGACCTTGATCCGGGAAGACCTGTTCAAGCTTCAACGTCTCACGGCGGAGGCGGAAAGCGGTTTCAGGAGCCATGTGGCGACCGGTCAGCGGGTGTCGTTGGACCCGCTCGGCAAAGCGGAAGAGCGACTCAGACCGATCCTCGATCACTTGCTGGAACTCTTGGCCGATTCTCCACCGCTGCAGCATCAGGTGCGGACGCTCGGCCTCTGGCTACTCGACCACCTGCGGCACAGACGATGGTTGGCCTCTCAGATCGACGCCGGCCTTCAATCCGAGGTCATCTCCTCCTTGCAGCGAGGAGAGGCATTGGCCCTGCTGCTCGCGATCGAGAACGCCTTCCGCGAGCTTGAATCCAGAGTCGATCACAAGTTTGCGGACGCCGAACTGGAAGACGAGGAGTTTCGGAGGCAGATGCTGCGAGGTCTGCTGCTTGCCGAGTGCGGCATCGTCGTTGCGAGCGGGGTTACAGGCGGTCTTCTCGGCCTTCTGTTTCGGCGGTTCTCCCGCGCCCGCGCCAGCCGCACGGATCAACGGATCGCCGCGGTCGGCCACGCCGCGTCCTAG
- a CDS encoding response regulator — protein sequence MDGYGKRILIVDGDESSRHMLSFLLANEGYNVHIANDGLEALSEMKKRRFDAIITDYRLQRLNGLELLALCRVVWPETPIIMVSRDSSALGPQAVERGAVAWVRKPYDSRTLLELLASAVETAESGRGWKSKTRIAG from the coding sequence ATGGACGGATACGGCAAGAGAATCTTGATCGTGGACGGTGACGAAAGCTCACGACACATGCTGTCGTTTCTGTTGGCGAACGAGGGCTACAACGTCCATATCGCCAATGACGGGCTCGAAGCCTTGAGCGAAATGAAGAAACGGCGGTTCGACGCCATCATTACCGACTACCGCCTCCAGAGACTCAACGGGTTGGAATTGCTGGCTTTGTGCCGGGTGGTGTGGCCGGAAACGCCGATCATCATGGTCTCGCGCGATTCATCGGCCCTTGGCCCCCAAGCGGTTGAACGGGGCGCTGTTGCGTGGGTCCGGAAACCCTACGACTCGCGCACGTTACTGGAACTTCTCGCCTCCGCCGTGGAGACAGCAGAGTCCGGGCGAGGCTGGAAGTCCAAAACCAGAATCGCGGGATGA
- a CDS encoding glycosyltransferase family 4 protein, translating to MRIAQVAPLWESVPPKLYGGTERIVSYITEELVRLGHDVTLFASGDSVTTAKLEPICHQALRLNTGIFNRDAPLILQLERVFGSPGDFDLIHSHLDFLGFPLARRCPVPVVTTLHGRLDLPELEPVFREYAEMPLVSISNAQRRPLPWANWQATVYHGVPRDLYRYHPQPGRYLAFLGRIAPEKRPDHAIEVAKRVGMPLKIAAKVDPADREYFRAEIEPLLAHPLIEYIGEITDDQKNDFLGQAYAMLAPYDWPEPFGLVLIEALACGTPVLAYRQGSIPELIKDGLTGFVSDSLEEMVSAVERVRFLDRRRCRQAFEERFTVERMVRDYLDVYEQMLSEEVGSIALHGGDSTLTRSRERIG from the coding sequence ATGAGAATCGCGCAGGTAGCGCCGTTGTGGGAAAGTGTGCCCCCGAAACTCTACGGGGGGACCGAACGTATTGTGTCATATATCACGGAAGAGTTGGTCAGATTGGGGCATGACGTGACGCTATTCGCCAGCGGGGATTCCGTCACGACGGCGAAGCTGGAACCGATCTGTCACCAGGCCCTGCGCCTGAACACGGGTATCTTTAACCGCGATGCGCCGCTGATCCTTCAGTTGGAGCGGGTTTTCGGATCGCCCGGCGACTTCGACTTGATTCACTCGCATCTCGATTTTCTGGGGTTCCCGCTGGCCCGGCGCTGCCCCGTGCCGGTGGTCACGACATTGCACGGACGGCTCGATCTGCCGGAACTCGAACCGGTATTCCGCGAGTATGCCGAAATGCCTTTGGTCTCGATCTCGAACGCCCAACGGCGGCCGTTGCCGTGGGCCAACTGGCAGGCGACGGTCTATCACGGCGTACCGCGCGACCTCTATCGCTACCATCCGCAGCCGGGACGCTATCTGGCGTTCCTGGGACGTATCGCGCCGGAGAAGCGGCCGGACCATGCGATCGAGGTCGCCAAGCGCGTCGGCATGCCGTTGAAGATCGCAGCCAAGGTCGATCCGGCCGATCGCGAATATTTCCGCGCCGAAATCGAACCGCTCCTGGCGCATCCCCTGATCGAGTACATCGGGGAGATCACGGACGATCAGAAGAACGACTTTTTGGGCCAGGCGTATGCGATGCTGGCGCCCTATGATTGGCCCGAGCCGTTTGGGTTGGTGCTGATCGAGGCGCTGGCCTGCGGCACACCGGTCTTGGCCTACCGTCAGGGCTCAATTCCGGAACTCATTAAGGACGGCCTGACCGGGTTCGTCAGCGACTCCTTGGAAGAAATGGTCTCGGCGGTGGAGCGAGTTCGGTTCCTCGATCGACGCCGGTGCCGGCAGGCGTTCGAAGAGCGGTTCACGGTCGAACGGATGGTGCGCGATTACCTCGACGTCTATGAGCAGATGCTCAGCGAGGAAGTAGGATCAATTGCATTGCACGGCGGGGACTCGACCCTCACGCGGAGTCGAGAACGGATTGGATGA
- a CDS encoding MFS transporter yields the protein MMRRSIGASTVHQPDQRGPSGWRLLKTKDFTLLFAGQAISQIGDSLNKVALLWFVYTLTGSALKMTVVGLLQTLPPLLFGPLIGVYLDRWPKKPVMIAVDLVRTVLILLIPLLYACDALTLERLYLLVFVTAVVSTIFGPALASSIPLIVPRSQFTAANALLQSTTNVGLLVGPAVSGVGIALIGAQNVLYVDAATFFVSALCLMPIRMRESGTPTGARAETQRVLQELQVGFRFVFLQHRTVFLLMVTAALFTLGSSAFVFLLPVVAKQLLQVGPVGMGWLWSALGVGMLAASVSLAWLKPGELRERLRMIAGSLAVAGLAVCGLGLVDLPIVSAALVVVIGGSTAMFTPLVWAMLQELTPERLLGRVFTTFSTGGMSTAMAGMAGFGWAADSLGPLASLMGIGLTLLATAAVAELFSRRQSAEDPTSSSPAPFLAR from the coding sequence ATGATGCGTAGGAGCATAGGCGCTTCGACCGTTCACCAGCCCGATCAGCGCGGTCCTTCCGGCTGGCGCCTGCTGAAAACGAAGGACTTCACGCTGCTGTTCGCCGGACAGGCGATCTCGCAGATCGGGGACAGCCTCAACAAGGTTGCGCTCCTGTGGTTCGTCTACACGTTGACCGGCTCGGCCTTGAAGATGACGGTCGTCGGATTGTTGCAGACCCTCCCACCGCTGCTCTTCGGTCCATTGATCGGCGTCTACTTGGATCGATGGCCCAAAAAACCGGTCATGATCGCGGTGGACCTGGTGCGCACCGTGCTGATCCTGCTGATCCCGCTGTTGTACGCGTGTGACGCGTTGACGTTGGAGCGCCTGTATTTACTGGTGTTTGTGACGGCGGTCGTGTCCACGATCTTCGGTCCTGCTCTGGCTTCCTCCATCCCGCTCATCGTGCCACGGTCCCAGTTTACCGCCGCCAATGCCCTGCTGCAAAGCACGACCAACGTCGGACTGTTGGTCGGGCCGGCGGTCAGCGGCGTCGGGATTGCGCTCATCGGCGCGCAGAATGTGCTGTATGTCGATGCGGCGACCTTTTTTGTTTCGGCGCTGTGTCTGATGCCGATCCGCATGCGGGAGTCGGGCACGCCGACTGGGGCGCGGGCTGAAACCCAGCGGGTGTTGCAGGAACTTCAGGTCGGGTTCCGGTTCGTGTTTCTGCAACATCGAACCGTGTTCCTGCTGATGGTGACCGCCGCGCTCTTCACGCTGGGGTCCAGCGCGTTTGTCTTCCTGCTCCCAGTAGTGGCCAAGCAATTGCTGCAGGTTGGCCCTGTCGGGATGGGATGGCTCTGGTCGGCCCTGGGGGTCGGCATGCTGGCGGCGTCGGTCTCGTTGGCCTGGCTGAAGCCGGGCGAACTGCGCGAGCGCTTGCGCATGATCGCCGGCTCTCTGGCCGTCGCCGGTCTGGCAGTCTGCGGGTTGGGACTGGTCGATCTGCCCATCGTGTCGGCCGCCCTGGTCGTCGTAATCGGCGGGAGCACGGCGATGTTTACGCCGCTCGTCTGGGCGATGCTTCAGGAACTGACGCCGGAACGGCTGCTCGGGCGGGTCTTCACCACGTTCAGCACCGGGGGGATGTCAACCGCGATGGCAGGCATGGCCGGGTTCGGATGGGCGGCCGATTCCCTCGGCCCCTTGGCGAGCTTGATGGGCATCGGTCTGACCTTGCTCGCAACCGCCGCCGTGGCGGAACTGTTCAGCCGGCGGCAGTCGGCTGAGGATCCCACTTCATCTTCCCCGGCGCCTTTTCTTGCCCGCTAG
- a CDS encoding BON domain-containing protein, with protein sequence MRRRSHVFSLFFPRRLYPAIAICGVLLIPAALLPAEEPAGEPPTKAQKPAEKEPKEPTLPTKPAEPPRSKEPEERPAKKEESAAQELPSKEPSKTPRTSLILTVKLALMATPQLFPYDIDVEQSDHQITLTGKVTDEAEKTAAAEVAKSVDGVASVNNKLEVVPQLKQALARKRDEVITQYVKERFAKSTTLKAANFEVKTENGVVILAGVVRFQVIILEAAETARLVPGVKAVQTDKVRIEEKE encoded by the coding sequence ATGCGGCGTCGATCGCACGTCTTCTCGCTGTTCTTTCCCCGACGGCTCTATCCGGCGATCGCGATCTGCGGCGTGCTGCTGATCCCCGCGGCACTGCTTCCGGCCGAGGAGCCGGCCGGTGAACCGCCGACCAAGGCGCAGAAGCCCGCTGAGAAGGAGCCAAAAGAACCGACCCTGCCGACAAAACCCGCCGAACCGCCTCGATCTAAGGAGCCGGAAGAGCGACCGGCGAAGAAGGAGGAATCGGCTGCGCAAGAGCTTCCCTCGAAGGAACCCTCAAAAACACCCCGAACGTCGCTCATTCTGACGGTCAAACTCGCGCTGATGGCGACGCCGCAACTGTTCCCGTACGACATCGACGTAGAGCAGAGCGACCATCAGATCACGCTCACGGGAAAAGTGACGGATGAGGCCGAAAAGACGGCGGCCGCCGAAGTCGCCAAATCGGTGGACGGCGTCGCGTCGGTGAATAACAAGCTGGAGGTCGTGCCGCAGTTGAAGCAGGCGCTCGCCCGCAAGCGGGATGAAGTGATCACCCAGTACGTGAAGGAGCGCTTCGCCAAGAGTACGACCCTGAAGGCCGCCAATTTCGAGGTGAAGACGGAAAATGGTGTCGTAATCCTTGCGGGAGTGGTACGATTCCAGGTAATTATTCTCGAAGCGGCCGAAACGGCCAGGCTGGTCCCCGGCGTCAAGGCCGTGCAGACGGACAAGGTTCGCATCGAAGAAAAGGAGTGA
- a CDS encoding MFS transporter, whose translation MPGHSFTPVTCASRAVLSADDHITAVGAQRLLCTRDFGLVWLSQLVSQVGDGVSKLALLWFVYSITGSPIKTTVIGLLQTIPPIVLGPVIGVLVDRWPKKFLLVSSDISRALLIGLIPCLISVESFTVEVLYLLVLLHAIATAIFGPALIAAVPAIVAKRQFTAANALLQSTTSLGIVMGPALSGIGIALSSSQEVLCINAVTYLLSATCLLPVRLPRLSVVPAERPPAAALRQDLMEAVRFVLGRQPALLWLIATAALYTFGTSALTTLFPVFGRKLLNLGPVEVGYLWSTLGGGLLAMSILLVWWTEWSLPRRIALIAWTSAVSGTAICVLVWVRDPLAAGALMAVVGCGMGALTPVAWGVVQEISPIEMVGRVLGLYQTAAMTSAIAGIGAFGWITEELGESTSVKGIGLVLFVTALFVSRFRRLLAHSR comes from the coding sequence ATGCCCGGACACAGCTTCACACCGGTGACTTGCGCCTCTCGCGCCGTCCTCTCCGCAGACGATCACATCACCGCCGTTGGTGCTCAGCGGCTCCTGTGTACGCGGGATTTTGGTCTGGTGTGGCTGAGTCAACTGGTTTCGCAAGTCGGAGACGGCGTCTCCAAGCTGGCATTACTCTGGTTCGTTTATTCGATCACCGGATCGCCGATCAAGACGACGGTGATCGGCTTGCTGCAGACCATTCCCCCGATCGTCCTGGGGCCGGTCATCGGCGTTCTCGTGGATCGCTGGCCCAAGAAGTTCCTCCTTGTTTCCTCGGATATCTCGCGCGCGCTGCTGATCGGATTGATCCCCTGCCTGATCTCGGTCGAGTCGTTCACGGTCGAAGTGCTCTATCTGTTGGTGCTGCTCCACGCCATCGCGACGGCGATCTTCGGCCCGGCCCTCATCGCGGCGGTGCCCGCCATCGTCGCCAAGCGGCAGTTCACCGCGGCCAACGCGCTCCTGCAAAGTACGACGAGCCTTGGGATCGTGATGGGGCCGGCGCTCAGCGGGATCGGGATCGCGTTGTCGAGTTCGCAGGAAGTTCTGTGCATCAATGCGGTGACCTATCTGTTGTCAGCCACGTGCCTCCTGCCGGTCCGCCTGCCGCGTCTGTCCGTCGTGCCTGCCGAAAGACCGCCCGCCGCGGCGTTGCGGCAAGACTTGATGGAGGCCGTGCGGTTCGTCCTGGGCCGGCAGCCGGCGTTGCTGTGGCTCATCGCGACGGCGGCGCTGTACACGTTCGGAACCAGCGCCCTGACTACCCTGTTTCCGGTGTTCGGCAGGAAACTGCTCAATTTGGGTCCGGTCGAGGTCGGCTACCTATGGTCGACGCTGGGCGGCGGCCTCCTCGCGATGTCGATCCTGCTGGTCTGGTGGACGGAATGGAGTCTGCCGCGTCGGATCGCGCTGATTGCGTGGACCAGCGCGGTCAGCGGGACGGCGATCTGTGTGCTGGTGTGGGTCCGCGATCCACTGGCGGCGGGCGCGCTGATGGCGGTGGTCGGGTGCGGCATGGGGGCGCTCACACCGGTCGCGTGGGGCGTGGTGCAAGAGATTTCGCCGATCGAGATGGTCGGGCGTGTCCTGGGCCTCTATCAAACCGCCGCGATGACGTCCGCGATCGCCGGCATCGGCGCGTTCGGATGGATCACCGAAGAACTTGGCGAATCGACGAGCGTGAAGGGGATCGGTCTGGTGTTGTTCGTCACCGCGCTGTTCGTGAGTCGTTTCAGGCGCCTCCTGGCTCACTCACGGTGA